A part of Myxococcus landrumus genomic DNA contains:
- a CDS encoding FRG domain-containing protein, whose amino-acid sequence MREHRVTTWLELQDALFAGSWNEQLGRHRSSFVFRGMPFVEHDLSTALNRQGMFIRQERDLLRAFRKYARGTTHEPLDSVWDWLALAQHHGLPTRMLDWTFSPYVALHFLTEDAELRGKDGVVWCVDYRETNRLLPRPLKALLRREGADVFTGDMLAEVASAIPELDRLTDHPFVLFFEPPSLDARIINQFALFSVMNGPELRLDTFLAKRKQGVRRLIIPAALKWEVRDKLDQANVTERVLFPGLDGLSRWLRRYYSPRPL is encoded by the coding sequence ATGCGAGAGCACCGCGTCACCACGTGGCTGGAGCTCCAGGACGCGCTGTTCGCGGGCTCCTGGAACGAGCAGTTGGGGCGTCACCGCTCCAGCTTCGTCTTCCGGGGCATGCCCTTCGTCGAGCATGACCTGTCCACCGCGCTCAACCGGCAGGGCATGTTCATCCGCCAGGAGCGGGACTTGCTTCGCGCCTTCCGCAAGTACGCGCGAGGCACCACGCACGAACCCCTGGACTCCGTCTGGGACTGGCTGGCCCTGGCCCAGCACCACGGCCTGCCCACGCGCATGCTCGACTGGACCTTCAGCCCCTACGTCGCGCTGCACTTCCTCACCGAGGACGCGGAGCTGAGGGGGAAGGACGGCGTGGTGTGGTGCGTGGACTACCGCGAGACCAATCGCCTGCTCCCCCGTCCGCTCAAGGCGCTGCTGCGGCGCGAGGGCGCGGATGTCTTCACCGGGGACATGCTGGCGGAGGTGGCCAGCGCCATTCCGGAGCTGGACCGGCTGACGGACCACCCCTTCGTCCTCTTCTTCGAGCCGCCCTCGCTGGACGCGCGCATCATCAACCAGTTCGCGCTCTTCTCGGTGATGAACGGACCGGAGCTGCGCCTGGACACGTTCCTGGCAAAGCGGAAGCAGGGCGTGCGCCGGCTCATCATCCCCGCCGCCCTCAAGTGGGAGGTGCGCGACAAGCTGGACCAGGCCAACGTCACCGAGCGCGTGCTCTTCCCCGGGCTGGACGGACTGAGCCGCTGGCTGCGCCGCTACTACAGCCCGCGGCCCCTCTGA
- a CDS encoding GAF domain-containing protein has translation MSLSEDLFQGELSSQVLENLPQLVWMSRPDGHHFYFNQRWYSFTGLAREQSVGEGWRRVIHPDDLGAASDRWAQVLRTGELYEVEMRCRRHDGTWRWMLVRGNPLKDADGRILQWFGTVTDIEEPKRASESMRFLAEAGALLSSSALDLEGTLISLAKLVVPQLADWCSVELREEGGGSRQVAVAHVDPSRVRLAEEVRERYPPKPDDPYGVVEVMRTGKPVLMESISDEVLSAGSWGTEHLHILRELGLRSSMVLPLKARGRILGTLMLVTAESGRRFGSQDLALGEQLASRAALSVDTARLHRETQIALRRSQEERRTAQTLLRIGASLASELDPGVLVRRILDETVALTGAEFGAFLENRGEAGPREQERLDALSGAPSEVLSSLSSPRDTALFGPTFRGEGTRLYADVTRDSLMQGPPGLPPVRGFLAVPVKGRSGEVLGGLFFGHSEPAHFREAHVGLVEGVAAQAAVALDNARLYLDARQAEERFRSLVTATSQAVWVTPPDGVVVEDSPSWREYTGQSFEEWRGEGWLNAIHPEDRAAAARAWRAAVTDVRPYEVECRMLRPDGSYSPTLSRAVPVLTADGAVREWVGTNTDMTAQRRVEEGLRRLDREQRARRLEALRAELSGAMAREGSVSDILQSCAEALVRNLEAQVARLWLYSRGTAMLELVGNAGPSAPPREKWARLSMHGPSLVAEVARTREQVWVEPLEDDPRVLDRTWVRALGVRSFAGIPLQVRGQLVGVMGLYSRNPLGEDAVAALATVADALAQGLERRRAEESLRQRARELARSNEELQQFAYVASHDLQEPLRMVAGYTQLLARRYQGKLDADADTFIHYTVDGVARMQRLIQDLLAYSRVGTQGREPRAVDAGHALERAKANLQVALRESGADFRAGPLPVVLADETQLVQLFQNLIGNALKFHGAAPPRVEVAAVVHGTEARFTVRDWGIGIAPEDSERIFVIFQRLHGPEAFAGTGLGLAICKKIVERLGGRIGVESRPGEGSTFWFTLPIAPGEGEAPA, from the coding sequence ATGTCTCTGTCCGAGGACTTGTTCCAGGGAGAGCTCTCCTCGCAGGTCCTGGAGAACCTCCCCCAGCTCGTGTGGATGAGCCGCCCCGACGGGCATCACTTCTATTTCAATCAGCGCTGGTACTCCTTCACGGGCCTGGCCCGGGAGCAGTCCGTGGGAGAGGGCTGGCGCAGGGTCATCCACCCGGACGACCTGGGGGCGGCGAGCGACCGGTGGGCCCAGGTGCTGCGCACTGGCGAGCTCTACGAAGTGGAGATGCGCTGCCGCCGACATGATGGGACGTGGCGCTGGATGCTCGTCCGGGGCAATCCGCTCAAGGACGCGGACGGCCGCATCCTCCAGTGGTTTGGCACCGTGACGGACATCGAGGAGCCCAAGCGCGCCTCGGAGTCCATGCGCTTCCTGGCGGAGGCCGGGGCGCTGCTGTCCTCGTCCGCGTTGGACCTGGAGGGCACCCTGATTTCGCTGGCGAAGCTGGTGGTGCCCCAATTGGCGGACTGGTGCTCGGTGGAGTTGAGGGAGGAGGGCGGCGGCTCGCGTCAGGTGGCGGTGGCCCATGTGGACCCCAGCCGGGTGCGGTTGGCGGAGGAGGTCCGCGAGCGCTATCCGCCGAAGCCGGATGACCCGTATGGCGTGGTGGAGGTCATGCGCACCGGCAAGCCCGTGCTGATGGAGTCCATCTCCGACGAGGTCCTGTCGGCCGGTTCCTGGGGCACCGAGCACCTGCACATCCTCCGCGAGCTGGGGTTGCGCTCGTCGATGGTGCTGCCGCTGAAGGCGCGGGGCCGCATCCTCGGGACGCTCATGCTGGTGACGGCCGAGTCCGGACGGCGCTTCGGCTCGCAGGACCTGGCGCTGGGCGAGCAGCTCGCGTCGCGCGCGGCGCTGTCGGTGGACACCGCGCGACTGCACCGCGAGACGCAAATCGCGCTGCGCCGCAGCCAGGAGGAGCGCCGCACCGCGCAGACGCTGTTGCGCATCGGCGCGTCGCTGGCCTCGGAGCTGGACCCGGGAGTGCTCGTGCGGCGCATCCTGGATGAGACGGTGGCGCTCACCGGCGCGGAGTTCGGCGCCTTCCTGGAGAATCGGGGGGAGGCGGGGCCTCGGGAGCAGGAGCGGCTGGACGCGCTGAGTGGCGCGCCCTCGGAGGTGTTGTCCTCGCTGTCCTCGCCGCGCGACACGGCCCTGTTCGGCCCGACGTTTCGCGGTGAGGGGACGCGCTTGTATGCCGACGTGACGCGGGACTCGCTCATGCAGGGGCCGCCGGGGCTTCCTCCCGTGCGCGGCTTCCTCGCCGTGCCCGTGAAGGGTCGCTCCGGGGAGGTGCTGGGCGGGCTGTTCTTCGGCCACTCGGAGCCCGCGCACTTCCGCGAGGCGCATGTGGGGTTGGTGGAGGGCGTGGCGGCGCAGGCCGCGGTGGCGCTGGACAACGCGCGGCTGTACCTGGACGCGCGGCAGGCCGAGGAGCGCTTCCGTTCCCTGGTGACAGCCACCTCGCAGGCGGTGTGGGTGACGCCTCCGGACGGAGTCGTCGTGGAGGACAGCCCCTCCTGGCGTGAGTACACCGGGCAGAGCTTCGAGGAGTGGAGGGGCGAGGGCTGGTTGAACGCCATCCATCCGGAGGACCGGGCCGCGGCGGCCCGCGCGTGGCGTGCCGCGGTGACGGACGTGCGCCCGTATGAAGTGGAGTGTCGGATGCTCCGGCCGGACGGCTCGTACTCGCCCACGTTGTCGCGCGCGGTGCCGGTGCTCACCGCGGACGGCGCGGTGCGCGAGTGGGTGGGGACGAACACGGACATGACGGCGCAGCGCCGCGTGGAGGAGGGCCTGCGCCGGTTGGACCGGGAGCAGCGGGCCCGGCGGCTGGAGGCGCTGCGCGCGGAGTTGAGCGGCGCGATGGCGCGAGAGGGCTCGGTGAGCGACATCCTCCAGAGCTGCGCGGAGGCGCTGGTGCGCAACCTGGAGGCCCAGGTGGCGCGGCTGTGGCTGTACTCGCGAGGCACGGCGATGCTGGAGCTGGTGGGCAACGCGGGGCCGTCCGCTCCACCCCGGGAGAAGTGGGCGCGCCTGTCCATGCACGGGCCCAGCCTGGTGGCGGAGGTGGCGCGCACGCGCGAGCAGGTCTGGGTGGAGCCGCTGGAGGATGACCCTCGCGTGCTGGACAGGACGTGGGTGCGGGCGCTGGGCGTGCGCTCGTTCGCGGGCATTCCCTTGCAGGTGCGCGGGCAGTTGGTGGGCGTCATGGGCCTCTACAGCCGCAACCCGCTGGGCGAGGACGCGGTGGCGGCGCTGGCGACAGTCGCGGACGCGCTGGCGCAGGGCCTGGAGCGGCGGCGCGCGGAGGAGTCCTTGCGGCAGCGCGCGCGGGAGCTGGCCCGCTCCAACGAGGAGCTTCAGCAGTTCGCCTATGTGGCCTCGCACGACTTGCAGGAGCCGCTGCGCATGGTGGCCGGCTACACGCAGCTCCTGGCCCGGCGCTACCAGGGCAAGCTGGACGCGGACGCGGACACGTTCATCCACTACACGGTGGATGGCGTCGCGCGCATGCAGCGGCTCATCCAGGACCTGCTCGCCTATTCGCGCGTGGGCACGCAGGGGCGGGAGCCTCGGGCGGTGGACGCGGGCCATGCGCTGGAGCGGGCGAAGGCCAACCTCCAGGTGGCGCTGCGCGAGTCGGGCGCGGACTTCCGGGCGGGGCCGCTGCCGGTGGTGCTGGCGGACGAGACGCAGCTGGTGCAGTTGTTCCAGAACCTCATCGGCAACGCGCTCAAGTTCCACGGCGCCGCGCCGCCAAGGGTGGAGGTGGCGGCGGTGGTGCATGGCACCGAGGCGCGCTTCACGGTGCGGGACTGGGGCATCGGCATCGCTCCGGAAGACTCCGAGCGCATCTTCGTCATCTTCCAGCGCCTGCATGGCCCCGAGGCGTTCGCCGGGACGGGCCTGGGGCTGGCCATCTGCAAGAAAATCGTCGAGCGCCTGGGAGGCCGCATCGGCGTGGAGTCGCGTCCGGGCGAGGGGAGCACGTTCTGGTTCACCCTCCCCATCGCTCCCGGGGAAGGCGAGGCGCCGGCATGA
- a CDS encoding response regulator, with the protein MSQRPVVVLAEDDALLREMVAEAIEQEGYRVVACDNGFGALKAFFTEPRVDVLVLDWLLPDIEGQDLIRMLHAQRGLSELPVVLTTGLERELPVFEGAVCLLRKPFAADELSRILHRLTQSTPPVAYAARSPAPF; encoded by the coding sequence ATGTCCCAGCGTCCCGTCGTCGTCCTCGCGGAGGATGACGCCCTGCTTCGAGAGATGGTGGCGGAGGCCATCGAGCAGGAGGGCTACCGCGTCGTCGCGTGCGACAACGGCTTCGGCGCCCTGAAGGCCTTCTTCACCGAGCCTCGCGTGGACGTGCTGGTGCTCGACTGGCTCCTGCCCGACATCGAGGGCCAGGACCTCATCCGGATGCTGCACGCGCAGCGCGGGCTGTCGGAGCTGCCCGTGGTGCTCACCACCGGACTGGAGCGCGAGCTGCCCGTCTTCGAGGGCGCGGTGTGCCTGTTGCGCAAGCCCTTCGCCGCGGACGAGCTGTCGCGAATCCTCCACCGGCTCACCCAGTCGACCCCGCCCGTGGCGTACGCGGCCCGGAGCCCCGCTCCCTTCTGA
- the traC gene encoding outer membrane exchange accessory lipoprotein TraC: protein MGGVFTPPRPPSRPAFVNPRGALGALALASLLALTACSAFSRAVKEGDAASEQQKWADAEAAYLRALAADPEASEVTVKLREVRKAWSQVVLEEARSVRVSGDLDGTMKRLVRALELDADNAVARELLGTTMDERVAVGLAALKDDKLQEARAELDAVLAVAPDHAGAKKGVDAVQVAWAKRWFTTGDGLEKAGKLGNALVAYVRADQERVGATAARERAEVVRARLRDEVAFLVVATPVEDHAGAPDVAQRLGAGRLASVLPTQLPLRVVTEAPEGREGVKLDLSLERVLPLKAMEEAQRSHRYLAGKMSVPNPRRSGFETKLLQAERQQEEVDRKQAAALREYLRFQGELTTLREGAERCRDRERRECLDALRECGEAAMDAKSPGQLPSDCSPARCASGLCAKEEQLLTQKVFAVKEKEKQLEAALERSETQRVDVRRHRDTVFREPVTVEEPMYSDFVYDVQLHRLTVTASVTAVMRDLLKSQVPAPRTEDFAATHEDLAHKGYDRYGVLADPVQLRNELELRVEVGDKAVADLARRVKERFDEYRGKRVEDARRGMVRPGAEDVVETAVRALLLTADAPPPDILQPLARARGLNRPETLLGL from the coding sequence ATGGGAGGCGTGTTCACCCCCCCTCGTCCCCCTTCTCGTCCCGCTTTCGTGAATCCTCGTGGCGCGCTTGGTGCGCTGGCCCTGGCTTCGCTGCTTGCCCTGACGGCCTGTTCGGCCTTCTCGCGAGCGGTGAAGGAGGGAGACGCCGCCAGCGAGCAGCAGAAGTGGGCGGACGCGGAGGCGGCGTACCTGCGCGCGCTGGCCGCGGACCCGGAGGCGTCCGAAGTCACCGTGAAGCTGCGCGAGGTGCGCAAGGCGTGGAGCCAGGTGGTGCTGGAGGAGGCGCGGAGCGTGCGTGTCTCCGGGGACCTGGATGGCACCATGAAGCGGCTGGTGCGGGCCTTGGAGCTGGACGCGGACAACGCCGTGGCGCGAGAGCTGCTGGGCACGACGATGGATGAGCGCGTGGCGGTGGGTCTGGCGGCGCTCAAGGACGACAAGCTCCAGGAGGCGCGCGCGGAGCTGGACGCGGTGCTGGCGGTGGCGCCGGACCATGCGGGCGCGAAGAAGGGCGTGGACGCGGTGCAGGTGGCGTGGGCGAAGCGCTGGTTCACGACGGGCGACGGGCTGGAGAAGGCGGGCAAGCTGGGCAACGCGCTGGTGGCCTACGTGCGCGCGGACCAGGAGCGCGTGGGTGCCACCGCGGCGCGGGAGCGGGCGGAGGTGGTGCGCGCGAGGCTGCGCGACGAGGTGGCCTTCCTCGTGGTGGCCACGCCCGTGGAGGACCATGCGGGCGCGCCGGACGTGGCGCAGCGGCTGGGCGCGGGACGGCTGGCGTCGGTGCTCCCCACGCAGCTTCCCCTGCGCGTCGTCACGGAGGCCCCGGAGGGCCGCGAGGGCGTGAAGCTGGACCTGTCGCTGGAGCGGGTGCTGCCCCTCAAGGCGATGGAGGAGGCGCAGCGCTCGCACCGCTACCTCGCGGGGAAGATGTCCGTGCCCAACCCCCGCCGCTCCGGCTTCGAGACGAAGCTCCTGCAGGCCGAGCGTCAGCAGGAGGAGGTGGACCGCAAGCAGGCCGCGGCCCTGCGCGAGTACCTGCGGTTCCAGGGGGAGCTGACCACGCTGCGCGAGGGCGCCGAGCGCTGTCGGGACCGCGAGCGCCGCGAGTGCCTGGACGCGCTGCGGGAGTGTGGCGAGGCCGCGATGGATGCGAAGAGCCCCGGCCAGCTCCCCAGCGACTGCAGCCCCGCGCGGTGCGCCAGCGGGCTGTGCGCCAAGGAGGAGCAGTTGCTGACGCAGAAGGTGTTCGCGGTGAAGGAGAAGGAGAAGCAGTTGGAGGCCGCGCTGGAGCGCTCGGAGACGCAGCGCGTGGACGTGCGGCGCCACCGCGACACCGTCTTCCGTGAGCCCGTCACCGTGGAGGAGCCCATGTATTCGGACTTCGTCTACGACGTGCAGCTCCACCGCCTCACCGTGACGGCCTCCGTCACCGCGGTGATGCGAGACCTCCTCAAGTCGCAGGTCCCCGCGCCGCGCACGGAGGACTTCGCGGCGACGCACGAGGACCTGGCCCACAAGGGCTACGACAGGTACGGCGTGCTGGCGGACCCGGTGCAGCTTCGCAACGAGCTGGAGCTTCGCGTGGAGGTGGGGGACAAGGCCGTCGCCGACCTGGCTCGCCGCGTGAAGGAGCGCTTCGACGAGTACCGGGGCAAGCGCGTGGAGGACGCCCGCCGAGGCATGGTGCGCCCGGGTGCGGAGGACGTGGTGGAGACCGCCGTGCGCGCGCTGCTGCTCACCGCCGACGCGCCCCCGCCCGACATCCTCCAGCCCCTGGCCCGGGCCCGCGGCCTCAACCGCCCTGAAACACTGCTGGGCCTGTAG
- a CDS encoding hybrid sensor histidine kinase/response regulator: MSEIGTVERPLRLLLVEDNPGDARLLQEELREVGTTHFEVLHVERLAEAVRMVSQEGRVDAVLLDLSLPDGHGLGNIPPLLQAAPSVPLVVLTGTDDERLAVRAVHEGAQDYLVKGQVSGPLLVRALRYAIERKRVEEGLKREESARRTAVFREQFLGILGHDLRNPLQAISGNASLLLRHGGLSEPQRKAINRISISADRMARMINDLLDFTRTRLGAGYVLERARMNLHEVLRQVVEELEVAHPRRQFELRLMGNGWGDWDADRIAQAASNLVGNAVQYSPEDTTVRVAVADAEDGVRVEVHNWGLPIPAERLTSIFDPFVRAQDLRGARRNGLGLGLYITHEIVRAHGGLLGVSSSSEEGTCFWLHLPRQYVAPGTGG; the protein is encoded by the coding sequence ATGAGTGAGATTGGCACGGTGGAGCGTCCCCTGCGCCTGCTCCTGGTGGAGGACAACCCGGGGGATGCGCGGCTGCTCCAGGAGGAGCTGCGCGAGGTGGGCACCACGCACTTCGAGGTGCTGCATGTGGAGCGGCTCGCGGAGGCGGTGCGCATGGTGAGCCAGGAGGGCCGCGTGGACGCGGTGCTGTTGGACTTGTCGCTGCCGGACGGGCACGGGCTGGGCAACATCCCGCCGCTGCTCCAGGCCGCGCCGTCGGTGCCGCTGGTGGTGCTCACCGGGACGGATGACGAGCGGCTGGCGGTGCGCGCGGTCCACGAGGGCGCGCAGGATTATCTCGTGAAGGGCCAGGTGTCGGGCCCGCTGCTGGTGCGCGCGCTGCGGTATGCGATTGAGCGCAAGCGGGTGGAGGAGGGCCTCAAGCGCGAGGAGTCCGCGCGGCGCACGGCGGTGTTCCGCGAGCAGTTCCTGGGTATCCTCGGGCATGACCTGCGCAACCCGCTCCAGGCCATCTCCGGCAACGCGTCCCTGCTCTTGCGCCACGGCGGCTTGAGCGAGCCGCAGCGCAAGGCCATCAATCGCATCTCCATCTCCGCGGACCGCATGGCGCGGATGATCAACGACCTCCTCGACTTCACGCGCACGCGGCTGGGCGCGGGCTACGTGCTGGAGCGCGCGCGGATGAACCTGCACGAGGTGCTGCGGCAGGTGGTGGAGGAGCTGGAGGTGGCGCATCCCCGGCGCCAGTTCGAGCTGCGGCTGATGGGCAACGGCTGGGGGGACTGGGACGCGGACCGCATCGCGCAGGCGGCGTCGAACCTGGTGGGCAACGCCGTGCAGTACTCCCCCGAGGACACCACCGTGCGCGTGGCGGTGGCGGACGCGGAGGACGGCGTGCGGGTGGAGGTCCACAACTGGGGCCTGCCCATCCCCGCCGAGCGGCTGACCTCCATCTTCGACCCCTTCGTGCGCGCCCAGGACCTGCGTGGCGCGCGACGCAATGGCCTGGGCCTGGGGCTCTACATCACCCACGAAATCGTGCGCGCGCACGGGGGCCTGCTGGGCGTGTCGTCCTCCTCCGAGGAGGGGACGTGCTTCTGGCTGCACCTGCCCCGGCAGTACGTCGCCCCGGGGACAGGCGGCTGA
- a CDS encoding M57 family metalloprotease yields MSQSKFIGAVTGLALLAGCGGGDASTPAPETVGQGMTYEQFLSMVYQEPETGIFVANGDTTFSNEKKLREFYEKNIRNGQLIVHTSGGVDAKWNDTQKKNITYCVSSTFGSNYNSAVTAMANAAAAWEAVADVKFVYVSAQDGSCTASNNNVVFDVRPVNSGGQYLARAFFPDDVRADRNVLIDNTAFGNNPPWTLTGILRHELGHTLGFRHEHTRPESGTCFEDNNWRALTTYDSASVMHYPQCNGSQSGDLVITAKDAQGAALLYGQPGGGPGPGTGTPTTETKTGSVAASANSNFGPFSVVAGTSFSVAMTGTGDPDLYVRFGSAPTTTAYDCRPYLGGAAESCNVTVPAGVTEAYVMVRGYTAATFTLTINYTKPGTSGGGTPTTDSKSGSVAANANATIPAYSVVAGTTFSVAMTGTGDPDLYVRFGSAPTTALYDCRPYQSGATESCNLTVPAGVTQAHVMVRGYTAATYSLTVNYTKP; encoded by the coding sequence ATGTCTCAGTCCAAGTTTATCGGCGCAGTCACGGGCCTGGCGCTGCTGGCGGGTTGCGGCGGTGGTGATGCGTCCACCCCGGCTCCGGAGACGGTGGGTCAGGGAATGACCTACGAGCAGTTCCTCTCGATGGTCTACCAGGAGCCGGAGACGGGCATCTTCGTCGCCAACGGCGACACGACGTTCTCCAACGAGAAGAAGCTGCGCGAGTTCTACGAGAAGAACATCCGCAACGGCCAGCTCATCGTCCACACGAGCGGCGGCGTGGATGCGAAGTGGAACGACACGCAGAAGAAGAACATCACGTACTGCGTGAGCTCGACGTTCGGCTCGAACTACAACTCGGCCGTGACGGCGATGGCGAACGCGGCGGCGGCGTGGGAAGCCGTGGCGGACGTGAAGTTTGTCTACGTGAGCGCGCAGGACGGCAGCTGCACCGCGAGCAACAACAACGTGGTGTTCGACGTGCGTCCCGTGAACTCGGGTGGCCAGTACCTGGCGCGCGCGTTCTTCCCGGATGACGTCCGCGCGGACCGCAACGTCCTCATCGACAACACGGCGTTCGGCAACAACCCGCCCTGGACCCTGACGGGCATCCTCCGTCACGAGCTGGGCCACACGCTGGGCTTCCGTCACGAGCACACCCGCCCCGAGTCGGGCACGTGCTTCGAGGACAACAACTGGCGCGCGCTGACGACGTACGACTCCGCCTCCGTGATGCACTACCCCCAGTGCAACGGTTCGCAGTCGGGTGACCTGGTCATCACGGCGAAGGACGCGCAGGGCGCGGCGCTGCTCTACGGCCAGCCCGGTGGCGGCCCTGGCCCCGGCACGGGCACGCCGACGACGGAGACGAAGACGGGCAGCGTGGCGGCGAGCGCCAACTCCAACTTCGGTCCCTTCAGCGTCGTCGCGGGCACCTCGTTCAGCGTGGCGATGACGGGCACGGGCGACCCGGACCTGTACGTGCGCTTCGGCTCCGCGCCGACGACGACGGCCTATGACTGCCGTCCGTACCTGGGTGGTGCGGCCGAGTCCTGCAACGTGACGGTGCCCGCCGGTGTGACGGAGGCGTACGTCATGGTCCGCGGCTACACGGCGGCCACGTTCACCCTGACCATCAACTACACCAAGCCGGGCACCTCGGGCGGCGGCACGCCGACGACGGACAGCAAGTCCGGCAGCGTGGCGGCGAACGCGAACGCGACCATCCCCGCCTACAGCGTGGTGGCTGGCACGACGTTCAGCGTGGCGATGACGGGCACGGGTGACCCGGACCTGTACGTGCGCTTCGGCTCCGCGCCGACGACGGCGCTGTACGACTGCCGCCCGTACCAGAGCGGTGCGACGGAGTCCTGCAACCTGACGGTGCCGGCCGGTGTCACGCAGGCCCACGTCATGGTCCGCGGCTACACGGCGGCCACGTACAGCCTGACCGTCAACTACACCAAGCCGTAG
- a CDS encoding TadE/TadG family type IV pilus assembly protein, whose product MHSYNQPRVSSGQSGQAAVETAIIAPMMVFMVLGIIQLGMVHNARLMTEYGAYRAVRAGIVNHGDCMLMEKAALASLLPTLPPLPGQSGRVDTVDFAVQVHKKFSQRLFSSRVMKTFYTDVGLPLFRVDVLNPSKGDLEELFGTYGSHMSGREIDYDDVRDDRVIDANLLSVRLTYFYELRIPFANWQLHSFYLGREYLDQLKGFQFENQRVGGQSATRFLQNQGRSKDADHARIVSLAQLGATKRRYVMPLVATWSMRMQSNLFNNDQTGPGRCAVDG is encoded by the coding sequence ATGCACTCGTACAACCAACCCAGAGTTTCCTCCGGACAGTCCGGACAGGCGGCCGTGGAGACGGCCATCATCGCGCCGATGATGGTCTTCATGGTGCTCGGCATCATCCAGTTGGGCATGGTGCACAACGCCCGGCTGATGACGGAGTACGGCGCCTATCGCGCCGTGCGGGCCGGCATCGTCAACCACGGCGATTGCATGCTCATGGAGAAGGCGGCGCTCGCCTCGCTCCTGCCCACGCTGCCGCCGCTGCCGGGGCAGAGTGGCCGCGTGGACACCGTGGACTTCGCGGTCCAGGTACACAAGAAGTTCAGCCAGCGGCTGTTCTCCTCCCGCGTGATGAAGACGTTCTACACGGACGTGGGGCTGCCCCTGTTCCGGGTGGACGTCCTCAATCCCAGCAAGGGCGACCTGGAGGAGCTCTTCGGCACCTACGGCTCACACATGAGCGGGCGGGAGATTGACTACGACGACGTCCGGGACGACCGCGTCATCGACGCCAACCTGCTCTCCGTGCGGCTCACGTACTTCTACGAGCTGCGCATCCCCTTCGCCAACTGGCAGCTCCACAGCTTCTACCTGGGCCGCGAGTACCTGGACCAGCTCAAGGGCTTCCAGTTCGAGAACCAGCGCGTGGGGGGCCAGTCCGCCACCCGGTTCCTCCAGAACCAGGGCCGGAGCAAGGACGCGGACCACGCGCGCATCGTCTCGCTGGCGCAGCTGGGCGCCACGAAGCGCCGCTATGTGATGCCGCTGGTCGCCACCTGGTCCATGCGCATGCAGTCCAACCTCTTCAACAACGACCAGACCGGCCCGGGCCGGTGCGCCGTCGACGGCTGA